The following are encoded in a window of Mycobacteroides chelonae CCUG 47445 genomic DNA:
- a CDS encoding class I SAM-dependent methyltransferase, whose translation MRDHHNPPSDEKSWDEFYRSHDALWSGNANPQLVNEVSSLPPRTALDAGCGEGGDAIWLAQKGWQVIGMDFAETALLRAADNATRADPELANRITWMQADLTTWQPSRRFDLVTSHFMHLPTKLREPVFAALAAAVAPGGTLLIVGHHPSDMQAAIGRPDLPDWYFTAEDIADTLDPDLWSVLVAESRNRTFTRDDEEFDIADTVLRAQRTAAAEVT comes from the coding sequence ATGCGTGATCACCATAACCCGCCGTCCGACGAGAAGTCGTGGGATGAGTTTTACCGGTCGCACGACGCACTATGGAGCGGGAACGCCAATCCACAACTGGTCAATGAGGTTTCGTCACTGCCGCCACGGACCGCGCTCGACGCCGGCTGCGGCGAGGGCGGTGACGCGATCTGGCTGGCTCAGAAGGGCTGGCAGGTCATCGGAATGGATTTCGCCGAGACCGCCTTGCTTCGTGCCGCCGACAATGCCACCAGAGCCGACCCTGAACTCGCCAACAGGATCACCTGGATGCAGGCCGACCTGACAACATGGCAGCCGAGTCGTCGATTCGATTTGGTGACATCGCATTTCATGCACCTGCCGACAAAGCTGCGCGAGCCGGTGTTCGCCGCGCTGGCCGCAGCAGTGGCACCGGGTGGCACCTTGCTGATCGTCGGGCACCATCCGTCGGACATGCAGGCGGCGATCGGGCGGCCGGACCTGCCCGACTGGTACTTCACCGCCGAGGACATCGCCGACACGCTCGACCCGGACCTGTGGAGCGTCCTCGTCGCCGAGTCGCGCAACCGCACATTTACGCGAGACGATGAGGAGTTCGATATCGCCGATACGGTGCTGCGGGCTCAGCGCACGGCCGCCGCAGAAGTAACCTAG
- a CDS encoding LysR family transcriptional regulator yields the protein MASSTLDIAPLRSLVAVADCGGFHRAAAVLHLTQSAVSQHVRKLEAAVGEPVVRRSGRGVVFTDKGAQLLAHARRILAAHDSAVDDLIAGQERTLILGVTEHGADLILPSITTALRSHLPDWSVRVRFDRNLYLAESVDRGSMDLAVILDGSGLDRANAVGTVRLQWVAARGYKASSVEPLQVVTFTEPCTLRAPMFSALHTLGRQYQIVGESPDLSGLYAGLRSGLGMALLPIIGWLPDGIAPVEAMPAANLATLSVVGRRGLEPGVYAAVEGAAREALSGAAAAIA from the coding sequence ATGGCGAGTTCGACACTCGATATCGCACCGTTGCGGTCGCTGGTGGCGGTGGCGGATTGCGGGGGATTCCACCGGGCTGCGGCCGTGCTGCATCTGACCCAATCCGCAGTCAGTCAACATGTGCGCAAGCTGGAGGCCGCGGTCGGAGAGCCGGTGGTCCGGCGTTCGGGGCGCGGGGTGGTGTTCACCGATAAGGGTGCGCAGCTGCTGGCGCATGCCCGTCGCATCCTTGCCGCGCACGACAGCGCGGTCGACGATCTGATCGCCGGGCAAGAACGCACCCTGATTCTGGGGGTCACCGAGCACGGCGCGGATTTGATACTGCCCAGCATCACCACTGCGCTGCGCAGTCATCTCCCGGACTGGTCAGTGCGGGTGCGGTTTGATCGCAACCTTTATCTCGCCGAATCCGTGGACCGGGGGAGCATGGATCTGGCGGTCATCCTCGACGGTTCGGGCCTGGATCGGGCCAACGCGGTGGGCACCGTTCGGCTGCAGTGGGTAGCCGCACGTGGCTACAAGGCGAGTTCTGTCGAGCCCCTGCAGGTCGTGACTTTCACCGAACCGTGCACGCTGCGTGCGCCCATGTTCAGCGCGCTGCACACGCTGGGACGCCAGTACCAGATTGTGGGGGAATCACCGGATTTATCCGGGTTGTACGCGGGTCTGCGGTCCGGGTTGGGAATGGCGCTGCTGCCCATCATCGGGTGGCTGCCCGACGGCATCGCCCCGGTCGAGGCCATGCCCGCGGCGAACCTGGCGACTCTATCGGTCGTTGGCCGCCGCGGGCTTGAACCCGGCGTGTATGCCGCGGTGGAAGGGGCTGCACGCGAGGCGCTTTCGGGCGCCGCCGCGGCGATCGCCTAG
- a CDS encoding DMT family transporter — MQKMPMWFASMLTFLYALGYPVGALAVSAMTPMLVLVARFTFAGLIVAAWALLAKATWPTGRKLGHVVITGLLMQAVQFCALYEALEHGAPAVLGAVVISMNPVVTAVLAALFLGERLNAWRVLALVLGIVAVLAACASRLLATGGVDTVLVLLLIALLGLAAGGVYQQRFCAGVDFRVNCTIQNVAGLVPAGVLALLTPTAVHDPWKATWAVCAMVVFSAVLGISTYVHAVSRFGASAVAMLFCVIPAVAGLLSWAILGQRVDVGIGIGLVLGALACWLNARASRPAAAEKNPAIEVAAAAPTRQSVAAS; from the coding sequence ATGCAGAAGATGCCGATGTGGTTCGCGTCGATGCTGACATTCCTCTACGCACTGGGCTACCCCGTTGGCGCGCTCGCGGTGTCCGCCATGACACCCATGCTGGTGCTGGTCGCCCGTTTCACCTTCGCCGGTCTGATCGTCGCCGCCTGGGCCCTATTGGCCAAGGCGACCTGGCCAACGGGTCGCAAACTCGGACACGTCGTCATTACCGGCCTGTTGATGCAGGCGGTGCAGTTCTGCGCGTTGTACGAGGCCCTCGAACATGGCGCGCCCGCAGTCCTGGGCGCGGTCGTCATTTCCATGAATCCTGTTGTCACCGCGGTGCTCGCAGCCCTGTTTCTGGGTGAGCGGCTCAACGCATGGCGAGTCCTTGCCCTGGTGCTCGGCATCGTCGCCGTGCTGGCCGCCTGCGCCAGCCGACTGCTCGCGACGGGCGGCGTCGACACGGTGCTGGTGCTGCTCTTGATCGCGCTGCTCGGCCTGGCCGCAGGGGGCGTGTACCAGCAGCGTTTCTGCGCTGGTGTGGATTTCCGGGTCAACTGCACCATCCAGAACGTCGCCGGGCTGGTGCCCGCCGGCGTGTTGGCCCTGCTGACGCCCACTGCCGTACATGACCCATGGAAGGCCACCTGGGCGGTGTGCGCCATGGTGGTGTTCAGCGCGGTACTCGGCATCTCCACGTACGTCCACGCGGTGAGCCGGTTCGGTGCTTCCGCGGTGGCCATGCTGTTCTGCGTCATCCCTGCCGTCGCAGGACTGTTGTCATGGGCGATTCTCGGCCAGCGTGTAGACGTCGGCATCGGTATCGGGCTAGTGCTCGGCGCACTGGCCTGCTGGCTGAACGCCCGTGCCAGCAGACCCGCCGCAGCTGAGAAGAATCCCGCAATCGAGGTGGCGGCCGCCGCGCCTACCCGTCAGTCGGTGGCAGCCAGCTAG
- a CDS encoding dienelactone hydrolase family protein — MSRRDVQIPTPDGQCPGTVHLPDQPGPAVILYPDAGGAREVMREMGDRLAGLGYVALVPDVYYREGDWKPFDLATAFGDPQERGRLFATMATLTPERIDADAAAFLDFLSRQPEVTGDTVGLTGYCMGGRISLRVAATHAPRVGAAASFHGGNLAKADDPNSPHHLADRITGVVLVAAAEQDASFPPEQEQLLAQVLTEAGVRHTIEIYPARHGFAVTDNATYDEAAAERHWRALEELYGSHLGV; from the coding sequence ATGTCTCGTCGTGACGTTCAGATCCCGACACCCGACGGGCAATGCCCCGGCACTGTTCACCTACCGGACCAGCCCGGCCCCGCTGTCATCCTCTACCCCGATGCCGGTGGTGCCCGCGAGGTCATGCGCGAGATGGGAGACCGCCTCGCAGGGCTCGGATACGTCGCACTGGTGCCCGACGTCTACTACCGCGAAGGTGATTGGAAACCATTCGATCTGGCGACAGCGTTCGGTGACCCGCAGGAGCGTGGCCGCCTCTTCGCGACGATGGCCACGCTCACTCCTGAGCGCATCGACGCCGACGCGGCGGCCTTTCTGGATTTCCTCAGCAGGCAGCCCGAGGTCACGGGCGACACGGTAGGTCTGACCGGATACTGCATGGGAGGGCGGATCTCGTTGCGAGTAGCGGCGACTCACGCTCCCCGGGTGGGCGCCGCCGCGTCATTCCACGGTGGCAACCTGGCCAAGGCCGACGACCCGAATAGTCCGCACCACCTCGCCGACCGGATCACCGGTGTCGTGCTGGTTGCCGCCGCAGAGCAAGACGCCTCCTTTCCTCCCGAGCAGGAGCAGCTCCTGGCGCAGGTGCTGACCGAAGCCGGGGTGCGACACACCATCGAGATATATCCCGCTCGGCACGGCTTCGCTGTCACGGACAACGCCACCTACGACGAGGCGGCGGCCGAACGGCATTGGCGAGCCCTCGAAGAGCTCTACGGCTCACACCTGGGGGTCTAA
- a CDS encoding DUF6159 family protein, whose translation MAVTSTLSTSWQIFKTSAKVLSSRKELVFFPILSGLTALLVLIGMVTLGVLLLPATTGDSVPPLFYPVFAVGYFVLMYVATFWQAALISQANIALEGGDPSVAGGISAAAQRGGRLLPWVLITGVVSWIISAIEERVPFVGRLLDVAWRVVSFQVLPTIVLQNLGAIDAVKKTKETLKNAWGQNVVGVVGLNFFTAMLTLPGAGLIYLGVAANVTAVTGVLAALGALWILAGSIIGAALTGIFQTALYRFTVDGHVPGPFAGVDLRQALKTR comes from the coding sequence ATGGCCGTCACCAGCACGCTGTCGACGTCGTGGCAAATCTTCAAGACATCCGCGAAGGTGCTGAGCTCACGCAAGGAGCTCGTCTTCTTCCCGATTTTGTCCGGGCTCACCGCGTTGCTTGTGCTCATCGGAATGGTGACCCTCGGCGTCCTGCTACTGCCCGCGACGACCGGCGATTCGGTGCCGCCGCTCTTTTACCCGGTCTTCGCCGTCGGGTACTTCGTGTTGATGTACGTCGCGACGTTCTGGCAGGCGGCGCTCATCTCGCAGGCGAACATCGCGCTGGAGGGTGGGGACCCGAGCGTCGCCGGGGGGATATCGGCAGCAGCCCAGCGCGGCGGACGCCTGCTCCCCTGGGTTCTTATCACCGGTGTCGTCTCGTGGATCATCAGCGCCATCGAGGAGCGGGTGCCGTTCGTCGGACGATTACTGGACGTCGCCTGGCGGGTGGTTTCCTTCCAGGTGCTGCCCACGATCGTGCTGCAGAATCTCGGCGCGATCGACGCCGTCAAGAAGACCAAGGAAACGCTCAAGAACGCCTGGGGCCAGAACGTCGTTGGCGTCGTGGGCCTGAACTTTTTCACGGCAATGCTGACGCTGCCCGGGGCCGGGTTGATCTATCTGGGAGTCGCCGCGAATGTCACCGCGGTGACGGGCGTGCTCGCGGCACTCGGTGCGCTGTGGATCCTGGCGGGCTCCATCATCGGAGCCGCACTCACCGGGATCTTTCAGACCGCCCTGTATCGGTTCACCGTTGATGGCCATGTGCCGGGACCGTTCGCCGGAGTAGACCTGCGTCAGGCGCTCAAGACCCGGTAG
- a CDS encoding phosphatidate cytidylyltransferase: protein MGDTDAAPAPGNSPAPPSGTKSRAGRNLPAAIGVGAVLAAMIIFSLLYQKEIWVGIISVFLGIAMWEVTKRLRQADISVPFIPLFVGGQAMIWLTWPWGTAGALGAFGATVVVCMIWRLVGHGLNQQPVNYLRDVAITVFVAAWIPLFASFGALLVYPENGAEQVFCLMLGVTFSDIGGYAAGVLFGKHPMAPAISPKKSWEGLAGSLLVGTTASTLAVTFLLGHHPFVGVALGIMLVITGTLGDLVESQVKRDLGIKDMGTLLPGHGGIMDRLDSLLPSAVATWIVLTLFI from the coding sequence ATGGGAGATACCGACGCGGCTCCGGCCCCCGGCAACAGCCCTGCACCCCCTTCGGGGACGAAGTCCCGGGCCGGACGCAACTTGCCGGCGGCTATCGGCGTCGGTGCTGTTCTCGCCGCCATGATCATTTTCTCGCTGCTGTACCAGAAGGAGATCTGGGTCGGCATCATCTCGGTTTTCCTTGGAATCGCGATGTGGGAGGTGACCAAGCGGCTGCGCCAGGCCGATATCTCGGTGCCGTTCATCCCGCTCTTCGTCGGTGGGCAGGCCATGATCTGGCTGACCTGGCCGTGGGGAACCGCCGGAGCGTTGGGTGCGTTTGGCGCTACGGTCGTGGTCTGCATGATCTGGCGCCTGGTCGGGCACGGGCTGAACCAGCAGCCGGTGAACTATCTGCGCGATGTCGCCATCACGGTGTTCGTCGCCGCGTGGATCCCGCTGTTCGCGTCCTTCGGCGCGCTTCTGGTCTACCCGGAAAATGGTGCTGAGCAGGTCTTCTGCCTCATGCTCGGGGTCACCTTCTCCGATATCGGTGGGTACGCGGCCGGTGTGCTGTTCGGTAAGCATCCGATGGCACCCGCAATCAGTCCCAAGAAGTCTTGGGAGGGCCTGGCGGGCTCGCTCCTGGTGGGCACGACCGCGTCGACCCTGGCGGTCACCTTCCTGCTGGGACACCATCCCTTTGTCGGTGTCGCACTGGGCATCATGCTCGTCATCACGGGAACGCTCGGCGACTTGGTCGAGTCCCAGGTCAAGCGCGACTTGGGCATCAAGGACATGGGTACGCTGCTGCCCGGACACGGCGGCATCATGGACCGTCTGGACTCGTTGCTGCCCTCCGCGGTGGCCACCTGGATTGTGTTGACGCTCTTTATCTAG
- the frr gene encoding ribosome recycling factor: MIDEVLLDAEEKMEKAVSVARDDFATIRTGRANPGMFQRVVIDYYGTITPITQIAGINVPEARLVVIKPYEANQLKAIEEAIRNSDLGLNPSNDGSIIRVAIPQLTEERRRELVKQAKGKGEDAKVTLRNIRRKANDELNRIKKDGEAGEDEVGRAEKDLDKTTSQYVTQIDELVKHKEGELLEV, translated from the coding sequence GTGATTGACGAGGTTCTTCTCGACGCCGAGGAGAAGATGGAAAAGGCCGTGTCGGTCGCCCGCGATGACTTCGCGACGATTCGCACGGGCCGTGCCAACCCTGGAATGTTTCAGCGGGTTGTCATCGACTACTACGGCACAATCACCCCCATCACGCAGATCGCCGGCATCAACGTGCCCGAGGCTCGCCTGGTGGTCATCAAGCCGTACGAGGCCAATCAGCTCAAGGCCATCGAGGAGGCGATCCGCAACTCGGACCTGGGTCTGAACCCGAGCAACGACGGCAGCATCATTCGCGTTGCCATTCCGCAGCTCACCGAGGAACGTCGTCGCGAGCTCGTCAAGCAGGCCAAGGGCAAGGGCGAGGACGCCAAGGTGACCCTGCGCAACATCCGGCGTAAGGCCAATGACGAACTGAACCGGATCAAGAAGGACGGCGAGGCCGGCGAGGACGAAGTGGGCCGCGCAGAAAAGGATCTGGACAAGACCACCTCCCAGTACGTGACTCAGATCGATGAGTTGGTGAAGCACAAAGAAGGCGAGTTACTGGAGGTCTAG
- the pyrH gene encoding UMP kinase — MTRDVSRTGYKRVLLKLGGEMFGGGAVGLDPDVVHRVASQIAEVVRSGAEVAVVIGGGNFFRGAQLQQRGMERTRSDYMGMLGTVMNSLALQDFLEKEGIVTRVQTAITMGQVAEPYIPLRARRHLEKGRVVIFGAGMGLPYFSTDTTAAQRALEIGAEVVLMAKAVDGIFTDDPRANPDAEFLPEITHREVIDRGLQVADATAFSLCMDNRMPILVFNLLTEGNIARAVAGEKIGTLVTP; from the coding sequence ATGACTCGCGATGTGAGCCGCACCGGATATAAGCGGGTGCTGCTCAAGCTCGGCGGCGAGATGTTCGGCGGGGGAGCTGTCGGTCTTGACCCGGATGTTGTCCACAGAGTGGCCAGCCAAATTGCCGAGGTGGTCCGCAGCGGTGCCGAGGTGGCGGTTGTCATCGGCGGTGGCAACTTCTTCCGCGGTGCGCAGCTGCAGCAGCGCGGGATGGAACGGACGCGCTCGGACTACATGGGCATGCTCGGTACTGTCATGAATAGCCTTGCGCTGCAAGACTTCCTGGAAAAGGAAGGCATTGTCACGCGCGTGCAGACGGCCATCACCATGGGACAAGTCGCCGAACCGTACATTCCGCTGCGGGCCAGGAGGCATCTGGAGAAGGGTCGCGTTGTCATCTTCGGTGCCGGCATGGGATTGCCGTATTTCTCCACCGATACCACCGCGGCACAGCGCGCGCTGGAGATCGGCGCCGAGGTAGTGCTGATGGCCAAGGCGGTCGATGGCATCTTCACCGATGACCCGCGCGCCAATCCTGACGCCGAGTTCCTGCCGGAGATCACGCACCGTGAGGTCATTGATCGCGGACTGCAGGTCGCCGATGCCACCGCGTTCAGCCTCTGTATGGACAATCGGATGCCAATCTTGGTGTTCAACCTGCTTACCGAAGGCAATATCGCCAGGGCGGTCGCAGGTGAGAAGATCGGAACGCTGGTAACACCATGA
- the helR gene encoding RNA polymerase recycling motor ATPase HelR: protein MNENGNGEVQLTTYEEELESEREYIAGLYVRLDAERARVKGRYRSTLRAPVDQQNGAAMVERDDEVRALASQAQRLDVADDGLCFGRLDAVSGERSYVGRIGLLDETNDYEPLLIDWRAPAAQAFYIATGANPENTRRRRQFRTRGRHVDAFSDEILGRPDGEDRDGERGSMSDAALLAAVNAPRGNGMRDIVATIQAEQDRIIRLDHPGVLVIEGGPGTGKTVVALHRVAYLLYTQRKRMERHGVLVVGPNAAFLSHISRVLPSLGETNVVFTTAGDLLPGLKVTAEDGAEAARLKGSLQILDVLAAAVADRQRTPVEPLRIQLTDVSVRIDADIAQWAIEEARASRLPHNEARTVFTDVLTWAITERAIPRIGKGWLTREDRKAWEHLRAELLDELGDHEGFAAALDELWPMLTPEMLLSELYTSPERLRAAGADPALARPVGDAWTVSDVPLLDELVDLVGRDKAAEEAAEQERRAEAEYAAGVLDLMTGREDMMDDEDHLFATDLLGAEDLAERFTERDTRDLVERASADRDWTYGHIVIDEAQELSEMDWRVLMRRCPSRSFTVVGDLAQRRSVAGATSWDAILAPYVPGRWLYRSLSVNYRTPAEIMAVAAALLAEFAPGVQPPESVRSCGVRPWSRHLTEGELSKAIEEFTRDEDSREGTSVVIGPPGVPGTVPASETKGLEFDAVLVVEPERILADGPRGAAELYVALTRATQRLGVLHMAPLPQALVGLTETTVGPGAVRRVVPTSVAQ from the coding sequence ATGAATGAGAACGGAAACGGGGAAGTCCAGTTGACGACATACGAGGAAGAACTGGAATCCGAGCGGGAGTACATCGCTGGGCTCTATGTGCGGCTCGACGCCGAACGTGCGCGCGTTAAGGGGCGATACCGCAGCACCCTGCGAGCGCCCGTCGATCAGCAGAACGGCGCGGCAATGGTCGAGCGCGACGACGAGGTGCGCGCACTGGCCAGTCAGGCACAACGCTTGGACGTCGCCGACGACGGACTGTGCTTCGGTCGGCTGGATGCAGTGTCTGGAGAGCGCTCCTACGTCGGACGCATCGGTCTTCTGGACGAGACGAACGACTACGAACCACTGTTGATCGATTGGCGGGCTCCGGCAGCGCAGGCCTTCTACATAGCCACCGGGGCCAACCCGGAAAACACTCGGCGTCGGCGCCAATTTCGGACTCGGGGACGTCACGTCGATGCGTTCTCCGACGAAATCCTCGGTCGTCCCGATGGTGAAGACCGCGACGGCGAGCGCGGGAGCATGAGTGATGCGGCGCTGCTCGCAGCCGTCAACGCACCGCGCGGCAACGGCATGCGCGACATCGTGGCGACGATCCAGGCCGAGCAGGACCGGATCATCCGGCTCGATCATCCCGGTGTGCTGGTCATCGAGGGCGGTCCCGGCACGGGCAAAACCGTCGTGGCGCTGCACCGCGTCGCCTACCTGCTGTACACCCAGCGCAAGCGGATGGAACGCCACGGTGTGTTAGTTGTCGGTCCGAATGCGGCCTTCCTCAGCCATATTTCGCGGGTCCTGCCGTCGTTGGGTGAGACCAACGTGGTGTTCACGACGGCGGGAGATCTGCTGCCCGGTCTGAAGGTGACGGCGGAGGACGGAGCGGAAGCCGCGCGGCTCAAGGGCTCGCTGCAGATTCTCGATGTGCTCGCGGCTGCGGTCGCGGACCGGCAGCGGACCCCCGTGGAACCACTGCGCATCCAGCTCACCGATGTCTCGGTGCGCATCGATGCCGATATCGCGCAGTGGGCCATCGAGGAGGCGCGTGCGAGCAGGCTCCCGCACAACGAGGCGCGGACGGTCTTCACCGACGTACTGACGTGGGCGATTACCGAGCGGGCGATCCCACGCATCGGCAAGGGGTGGCTCACACGCGAGGATCGCAAGGCCTGGGAGCACCTGCGCGCGGAGCTGCTGGATGAACTCGGGGATCACGAGGGATTCGCCGCCGCGCTCGATGAGCTATGGCCGATGCTGACGCCGGAGATGCTCTTGTCGGAGCTGTACACCTCACCGGAGCGGCTGCGCGCTGCCGGTGCGGATCCGGCACTGGCACGCCCTGTCGGTGACGCATGGACGGTTTCAGACGTACCCCTGCTCGATGAGCTTGTCGACCTGGTGGGCCGCGATAAGGCCGCGGAGGAGGCGGCTGAACAGGAGCGCAGGGCCGAGGCCGAGTACGCGGCCGGGGTGCTGGACCTGATGACCGGCCGCGAAGACATGATGGACGACGAAGACCACCTCTTCGCCACCGATCTGCTCGGCGCCGAGGACCTCGCGGAACGATTCACCGAACGTGACACCCGCGACCTGGTCGAACGCGCGTCGGCAGACCGGGACTGGACGTACGGGCACATCGTGATCGACGAGGCGCAGGAGCTGTCCGAAATGGACTGGCGAGTCTTGATGCGCCGGTGTCCAAGCCGCTCGTTCACGGTGGTCGGCGACCTGGCTCAACGCCGATCGGTGGCCGGTGCCACCTCCTGGGACGCGATTCTGGCCCCGTATGTGCCGGGACGCTGGCTGTACCGGTCGTTATCGGTGAACTACCGCACCCCGGCCGAGATCATGGCCGTCGCCGCGGCGCTACTTGCCGAGTTCGCACCGGGCGTCCAGCCGCCCGAATCCGTCCGCTCCTGTGGCGTGCGCCCCTGGTCAAGGCATCTCACCGAGGGCGAATTATCAAAAGCCATCGAGGAATTCACGCGTGACGAAGATTCTCGGGAGGGCACCAGTGTGGTGATCGGGCCACCCGGCGTACCCGGCACGGTGCCCGCCTCCGAGACCAAGGGGCTGGAGTTCGACGCCGTGCTGGTTGTGGAGCCGGAACGGATTCTGGCGGATGGGCCGCGAGGTGCGGCCGAACTCTATGTGGCGCTCACCCGCGCCACACAGCGCCTGGGTGTGCTGCACATGGCGCCGTTGCCGCAAGCTCTCGTCGGCCTCACCGAAACCACAGTCGGCCCCGGCGCGGTTCGCCGGGTCGTGCCAACGAGCGTCGCCCAATAG
- the pnuC gene encoding nicotinamide riboside transporter PnuC, translated as MDWTELIGSLAGVLFVILAVRQNIWTFPVAIVSSLFYIVVFSRQTLYADAALQVMFIALAAQGWYLWLRGSPDRHGVVVRRTPQWAWLPLAFSLAVLVAGLYAFLITFTDSNAPQLDSVITGLSIVSQFMMNRKWIENWALWIITDTFSVGVYLFKGLNLTAGLYAFLSVMAAVGLWSWRKELRRETTADSV; from the coding sequence GTGGACTGGACAGAGCTAATCGGCAGCCTGGCCGGTGTACTGTTCGTCATCCTCGCTGTCCGCCAGAATATTTGGACCTTCCCGGTCGCGATCGTCAGCTCGCTGTTCTACATCGTGGTCTTTAGCCGGCAGACCCTGTACGCCGATGCGGCCCTGCAGGTCATGTTCATTGCGCTGGCCGCTCAGGGCTGGTACCTGTGGCTACGGGGCAGCCCGGATCGGCATGGTGTGGTGGTACGGCGGACGCCACAGTGGGCGTGGCTGCCGTTGGCGTTCTCCCTAGCCGTCCTGGTGGCGGGACTGTATGCGTTCCTGATCACGTTCACCGATTCCAATGCCCCTCAGCTTGATTCGGTGATCACCGGGCTCAGTATCGTCTCCCAATTCATGATGAACCGAAAATGGATCGAGAATTGGGCACTCTGGATCATCACCGACACGTTCTCCGTAGGTGTCTATCTGTTCAAGGGGTTGAACCTGACGGCAGGTCTTTATGCGTTTCTCAGCGTGATGGCCGCGGTCGGGCTATGGAGCTGGCGCAAAGAGTTGCGGAGGGAGACGACCGCCGACTCGGTATGA
- a CDS encoding uridine kinase family protein: protein MATPAPLRSFAWLATIINESEPHCGDVRVVAIDGRGAAGKSTFAARLRTAVSATTPSTVLLHTDDFASWETFFGWWPRFEEQILAPWAHGNLARYRRYDWTTREFGPPEQCAPPSVLILEGVGSGRAAAARWLSSLIWVQTDQLTRRRRAEVRDGEELREFWRLWLNEEDAHFRRDPTTVRADLIVDGDPAVPPDDPERDFLLGR, encoded by the coding sequence ATGGCGACACCGGCACCACTGCGAAGCTTCGCGTGGCTGGCCACGATCATCAACGAGAGCGAGCCACACTGCGGCGATGTGCGTGTCGTGGCCATCGACGGCAGAGGTGCCGCCGGTAAGAGCACCTTTGCTGCACGACTACGCACAGCGGTCTCGGCGACAACCCCGTCTACGGTGCTGCTGCACACCGACGACTTCGCGTCCTGGGAGACGTTCTTCGGGTGGTGGCCGCGGTTCGAGGAGCAGATTCTCGCGCCCTGGGCGCACGGCAACCTGGCGCGGTACCGCCGCTACGACTGGACGACCCGAGAGTTCGGCCCACCGGAGCAGTGCGCGCCGCCGTCGGTGCTGATTCTCGAGGGCGTCGGCTCGGGCCGCGCAGCCGCCGCCCGCTGGTTGAGTTCGCTGATCTGGGTGCAGACCGACCAACTGACCCGTAGGCGCCGGGCGGAGGTTCGCGATGGCGAGGAGCTCCGCGAGTTCTGGCGATTGTGGCTCAACGAGGAGGACGCGCACTTCCGCCGCGATCCCACCACGGTGCGCGCCGACCTCATCGTCGACGGCGATCCCGCGGTGCCCCCGGACGACCCCGAGCGCGACTTCCTGCTCGGCCGTTAG